Genomic window (Streptococcus suis S735):
TAAGGCTATCATGCAGTATTGTCAGCTAAAGAAATTTCCAAATGTTGACATTGAAGATATTTATCTTGGAAACGGCGTGAGTGAGCTGATTGTTATGTCTATGCAAGGTTTGCTAGATAATGGTGATGAGGTGTTGGTGCCAATGCCAGACTATCCTCTCTGGACTGCTGCAGTTAGTTTGGCTGGTGGTAAAGCTGTTCACTATGTTTGTGATGAAGTAGCTGAATGGTATCCAGATTTGGCAGATATGGAGTCCAAGGTGACTTCTCGAACCAAGGCAATTGTCCTTATCAATCCAAATAATCCAACTGGTGCTCTCTATCCGAAAGAAATTTTAAAAGGAATCATTGATATTGCTCGTAGACATGAATTGATCATTTTCTCTGATGAGATTTATGATCGTATGGTCTTTGATGGAGCTGTTCATATCCCTATTGCGACACTGGCTCCAGATTTATTTGTTGTGACGATGAATGGACTGTCTAAATCACATCGTATTTGTGGTTTCCGAGTAGGTTGGATGGTCTTATCTGGTCCGAAAAAGCATGTAAAAGGTTACATTGAAGGCTTGAATATGTTGTCCAATATGCGTTTGTGTTCAAACGTTTTGGCTCAACAGGTTGTTCAAACTTCTTTGGGAGGTTACCAATCGGTTGATGAGCTCTTGATGCCTGGCGGACGCTTATATGAACAAAGGGAGTTCATTACCAAGGCGATTAATGATATTCCGGGACTTTCTGCTGTAAAACCTAAGGCTGGTCTGTATGTATTCCCAAAAATTGATCGTGAGATGTACAGAGTTGAGGATGATGAACAATTTGTATTGGATTTCCTCAAGCAAGAAAAAGTACTTTTGGTCCATGGTCGAGGTTTTAACTGGAAGGATCCAGATCATTTCCGTATTGTGTATTTACCACGTGTTGATGAGTTGGCAGAAATTCAAGAAAAAATGTCACGATTCTTGCGGCAATATCGTAGATAATGGGAGTGGGAAAGAACTCAACCATTCATAAGAAGAGTTCGTCAACAAGTCTTTATTTCTAGTTGTTGAGCTGAAACAGTCTATTCCCAGACTGTTTCGCTCCCACCTCCGCACAGCTCAAACTGTCTGGGAGACAGTTTGAGGTTGGAGATGAAGCGAACTCTGTTCGCATCAGTCGTATAGGTCAGATTTTGAATGTAAAACACGAACGAATCTGCCAATCAACCACTGCGCTGAGATGTTGACACTAACTTTGAGAAGCGGTGCTGGGCTTTTTGCCCAGCCTATTTCTTTTTGCTTGGATGAAATTGTTTGTGTTTTTCTAACAACGGTAAATATTCTGATAATTGTTGAAATTTTATGTATTTTTTGCTATACTGAAAGCAATTACAGAGTAAAGAGGAAAATATGACAACATTATTAGAGAAGACACGGAATATTACTTCTATTTTGAAGCGTTCCGAAGAGCAATTGGCAGAAGAATTGCCTTACAATGCTATTGCTGAACATCTATCAGCTATTATTGATTGCAATTCTTGTATTATTAATAGCGAAGGTGAAGTTTTGGGATACCACATGAGTTACGAGACAAACAATGATCGTGTGGAAGAATTTTTCCAAAACAAACAATTCCCAGAAGGATATGTAAAAGCAGTTGCGCAGGTTTACGATACGCAGGTTAATTTGCCTGTCGAGAGCGAGTTGACTGCCATCCCTGTCGAATCACGCTCGACTTATCCAAACGGGCTGACAACGATAGCGCCTATCCACGTAACGGGGATTCGTTTTGGTTCGCTTATTATTTGGCGGAATGATGAGCAGTTTCACGATGATGATTTGATTTTGGTTGAGATTGCGGCAACAGTAGTTGGTATTCAGTTACTTAATTTCCAACGGGAAGAAGACGAGAAGAATATCCGTCGTCGTGCGGCAGTTAATATGGCGGTAAATACGCTATCTTACTCAGAAATGAAGGCAGTTGCAGCTATTTTGGGTGAATTGGATGGCAATGAGGGGCAATTGACTGCTTCTGTGATTGCAGATCGTATCGGTATTACACGATCGGTGATTGTGAATGCACTGCGTAAGTTGGAGAGTGCAGGGATTATTGAAAGTCGTTCTTTGGGAATGAAGGGGACTTATTTGAAAGTTCTCATCCCAGCTATTTTTGATGAAATTAAGAAACGTGACTACTAAAATGACAAAAGCATTGATTATATAGTAGATTTTGTGGCAGATGAAGGAAAGCTGACTGCTGGAAAATCAGCTCAGGCTATTTCTAAACGAATTGCTCAGGTTACGCAAGAAGCTTTTGAAAATGGAGACTATATTTTCTTTGCGATTGATGGTCATGAGGAGGGGGATGAATTTCATCCTGAAGCTCAGCTTTTCCCAAGTCATAATATCATTGGGACGCAAGGGCGTGACTTGTATGGTCCTTTAGCAGATTTTTATCAAAAACATAAAGGGCATGCGCGTGTTCGTTGGATGGATAAACGTCATTATTCTACTTTTTCTGGGACGGATTTGGATGTTCGACTAAGAGAACGTGGTGTAGATACGGTTGTCTTGACGGGTGTTTTGTCTGATATTTGTGTTCTTCATACAGCTATTGATGCTTATAATAAGGGGTATCGTATTGAGGTGGTCTCATCAGCCATTGCTGCATTGACGGAGGAGAATCATCAGTTTGCTCTTAACCATTTGCGTCATGTACTCGGTGCGACAATTATTGATTAATAGTATAGTGACCAGTCTGTGGACTGGTTTTTACAGGAATCTGTATCATTAACACTCTTCGAAAATCAAACTCAGACCTTGTTGACTTAACTTGTAAAAGAAGCGGTGTGATTGACCATGATAAATTTATCAAAATGCTTTACATAGGTGATTACTTGGTGTATAATATAGTCTGTGTGTAATGGACGCACAAAAATACAGTTTATCCGCTGGGTTTAAAAGCACCTAAGATTGACAAAGATAGGAGAATAAAATGAATCCATTGATCCAAAGTTTGACAGAAGGTCAACTTCGTACTGACATCCCTTCATTCCGTCCTGGTGACACTGTGCGTGTTCACGCTAAGGTTGTCGAAGGTAACCGCGAACGTATCCAGATTTTCGAGGGTGTTGTTATCTCTCGTAAAGGTCAAGGCATCTCAGAAATGTACACTGTACGTAAAATCTCTGGTGGTGTAGGTGTTGAACGTACATTCCCAATCCACACTCCACGTGTTGATAAGATTGAAGTAGTACGTTACGGTAAAGTACGTCGTGCTAAATTGTACTACCTACGTGCATTGCAAGGTAAAGCAGCACGTATCAAAGAAATCCGTCGTTAAGATAGTCCTACAGACTATTTTGGTCGGAGAATGGGAGGCAGCGAAAGCTGTCTCTTTTTTTAAAAAAAATCTGTTGAAAAAGTACCAAATTGTGAAAGCATAAAATGGAAATAATATGTTATACTATATATTATTGTAGCGAGTATAGAGGAGGTTGCGGATGAGCGAACAGTTTATTCCATCTGTTTTATCAGATTTACGGCAAGATATTGTTCAGATGCCAGAAGTTATCAAGGAATGTAGTGGAATTCGTATTTATGGTCGTCGCATTCGTTCAGTCTTATTTACAACGGATGTGTCTATTATTGCTAATCACAATGCAGATGCTATTTTGGCTGTTTATCCATTTACGCCCAGTCCAGCTATTATCAAAAGTATTATGTTGGTTGCGTCAGTTCCAGTCTTGGCTGGTGTTGGTGGAGGCTTGACGACAGGTATGCGTTCAGCTAATATGAGTCTCTTGTCTGAGTCGGAGGGAGCATACGCTGTTGTGGTAAATGGACCAACGGATGTAAAAACAATTGAGGCAATCAATAAAGTAGTAGATATTCCTATCATTTATACCGTTGTTTCTGAAAAGTCTGATTTAACCTCACGGATTAAAGCTGGAGTAGATATTTTAAATGTTTCTTGCGGTATGGAAACGCCAAGGGTTGTGAAGAAGATTCGAGAAGCTTTCCCTGACTTTCCAATTATTGCGACTGGTGGTCCGACTGAGGACTCTATTCGTCGGGTTATCGAAGCTGGAGCCAATGCTGTCTCCTATACAGCACCAAGTAATGGGGAGCTTTTTAAAGGGAAAATGGAAAAATACCGCAAACATGCAAAGGATTAGCTCATAAAAAGATAGGCTAAGCAAACAGTAAGTTTTATTGCTAGATGAAACTTGCTGTTTTTTATCGTTTTACGGTGTGAGATTAGGAATACTTCGCAATTTAAAGAATGGATTTTTAGGAGGAAATAGGTAACATATTAGGTCATTTCTACCTTTGTCTGAGGCTGGAAATATGGTATAATGAGAAGATAGATTTCCATTAGGAGGAAAGTAAGAATGAAGATTTCTGAAGCTGAAGTCCGTCACGTTGCCAAGCTGTCTAAGCTGGAATTTTCGGACCAGGAAACAGCGGAATTTGCGACAAGTTTGAGCAAGATTGTCGATATGGTTGAATTGCTCAATGAAGTAGATACGACAGGTGTTGCGGTAACGACCACTATGGCTGACCGTAAGAATGTCTTGCGAGCAGATATTGCCCAAAAAGGTGAGAGCCGTGAGGAGCTCTTTAAAAATGTGCCTGAATCACAAGATAACTTTATCAAGGTACCAGCTATTCTAGACGGGGGAGGAGATGCCTAATGACTTTTAACAAT
Coding sequences:
- a CDS encoding pyridoxal phosphate-dependent aminotransferase, with translation MKQFNKSTKLDDVAYDIRGPVLEEAMRMRANGEQILRLNTGNPAEFGFTAPDEVIRDLIHNARKSEGYSNSKGIFSARKAIMQYCQLKKFPNVDIEDIYLGNGVSELIVMSMQGLLDNGDEVLVPMPDYPLWTAAVSLAGGKAVHYVCDEVAEWYPDLADMESKVTSRTKAIVLINPNNPTGALYPKEILKGIIDIARRHELIIFSDEIYDRMVFDGAVHIPIATLAPDLFVVTMNGLSKSHRICGFRVGWMVLSGPKKHVKGYIEGLNMLSNMRLCSNVLAQQVVQTSLGGYQSVDELLMPGGRLYEQREFITKAINDIPGLSAVKPKAGLYVFPKIDREMYRVEDDEQFVLDFLKQEKVLLVHGRGFNWKDPDHFRIVYLPRVDELAEIQEKMSRFLRQYRR
- the codY gene encoding GTP-sensing pleiotropic transcriptional regulator CodY translates to MTTLLEKTRNITSILKRSEEQLAEELPYNAIAEHLSAIIDCNSCIINSEGEVLGYHMSYETNNDRVEEFFQNKQFPEGYVKAVAQVYDTQVNLPVESELTAIPVESRSTYPNGLTTIAPIHVTGIRFGSLIIWRNDEQFHDDDLILVEIAATVVGIQLLNFQREEDEKNIRRRAAVNMAVNTLSYSEMKAVAAILGELDGNEGQLTASVIADRIGITRSVIVNALRKLESAGIIESRSLGMKGTYLKVLIPAIFDEIKKRDY
- a CDS encoding cysteine hydrolase family protein, whose translation is MDYIVDFVADEGKLTAGKSAQAISKRIAQVTQEAFENGDYIFFAIDGHEEGDEFHPEAQLFPSHNIIGTQGRDLYGPLADFYQKHKGHARVRWMDKRHYSTFSGTDLDVRLRERGVDTVVLTGVLSDICVLHTAIDAYNKGYRIEVVSSAIAALTEENHQFALNHLRHVLGATIID
- the rplS gene encoding 50S ribosomal protein L19, which codes for MNPLIQSLTEGQLRTDIPSFRPGDTVRVHAKVVEGNRERIQIFEGVVISRKGQGISEMYTVRKISGGVGVERTFPIHTPRVDKIEVVRYGKVRRAKLYYLRALQGKAARIKEIRR
- a CDS encoding hydrolase, whose translation is MSEQFIPSVLSDLRQDIVQMPEVIKECSGIRIYGRRIRSVLFTTDVSIIANHNADAILAVYPFTPSPAIIKSIMLVASVPVLAGVGGGLTTGMRSANMSLLSESEGAYAVVVNGPTDVKTIEAINKVVDIPIIYTVVSEKSDLTSRIKAGVDILNVSCGMETPRVVKKIREAFPDFPIIATGGPTEDSIRRVIEAGANAVSYTAPSNGELFKGKMEKYRKHAKD
- the gatC gene encoding Asp-tRNA(Asn)/Glu-tRNA(Gln) amidotransferase subunit GatC, encoding MKISEAEVRHVAKLSKLEFSDQETAEFATSLSKIVDMVELLNEVDTTGVAVTTTMADRKNVLRADIAQKGESREELFKNVPESQDNFIKVPAILDGGGDA